One Penaeus vannamei isolate JL-2024 chromosome 27, ASM4276789v1, whole genome shotgun sequence genomic window carries:
- the LOC113806099 gene encoding proline-rich protein 36 has protein sequence MARSCRVILCILGLLLCLAATPALGSDEGGGGEGGAEGGVPDLLPKTSSSAEAKPADGGADEGKREEKEEDLGSPSNSSRVARARMLLLADNNNNNNNNDNNNSDTTSTKDLLTWRLKDTSLLDKLANKLMASGEVEERRNPNRSGQADDEGEGGGGADTPGADVPGADGGADEGADGGGDLVDGDHKGEASKVVETRVEAPGIYRRPSEGVACDDKNSWACLTANETLRLRQQLLQDLETSFNAPLPSRIRYRLKKKPSIYTSKKPNIRYDIGIPDIYETEVVVTPKHPQELHDIQPTVGYPKEDYRVAADRKYQRFVPTPGQPQYLPLEALVTPAFGEEAAGGPGTAKPYIPLNRDKAAEESPNLVFRPPRRPPGHHRRRTNGLVSRPPPGRPHFFTPAPERVSIQAHLQYRRPVSFKYRRTDAEAKLTTEATPSTRAYTTVPYPTKAASPHPAQASPTPAHHAEAATEGYAKPSQTYLPPDKEYIPPQAPAKTAGAGTHSEPSQHYLPPNKEYVAPEAPLTTPAYKAPKAPHTDPPSAYIAPEKDYKPPHAATPQTGYKTPAVTYTDPPKQYVPPSTKYEAPHAATPAPGISQTYLPPNKEYVPPEKPAEKYEAPSQKYEPPTNEYIPPKAASPPAKTYEAPPRKYIPPSNEYLPPSANHKLPEQTYAEPPRKYLPPNKEFAAPPRRRLRPGARPKVPGKPVAKPPRKYLPPDKEFSVPGRRVPGEGQVPGRRRRPGGPGKRRRKHPKRPTLPSRTYLPPNIEFQDGGSSAPGYGTTPAPRTYLPPNKEYNTPPPRTYEPPTNEYLPPPKDDTKAPQMTTMASVTYATPSRTYLPPQRDYQTPPARYETPSQTYVPPTNEYIPPKVAAIPSQTYGPPVNEYIPPKAAAIPSQTYGPPVNEYIPPKVTAVPSQTYGPPINEYIPPKVAATPAPAYVPPLPPPETTYAPPQVSYAPPQLSYVQPSRKYELPVNEYIITPPKPEPHDTPLPSWLVSLQQTKGPQEAQPFKIRKTNPTPPPGYDPNTSTKASYAKTTSAPSYAYSPPEPQYTPPKPEYQAPPERPHAVTPGYSLPLRTYQPPDKEYLPPKDYIPPAAPQEAYVPPKAPVTESYVPPKAPEQAYVPPKVSPDVYVPPKAPAAADVSKPKSSYIPPPPPPLHIPIDPTYLPPPKQPPVTYVPPQHDYVPPKAPTHPPPPSADLHLSAPHSSHYTTPKPTYPAVVSAYVPPANPKPEYIPPAQPTTAYVPPAKPSQAYVPPAPPKPAYVPPAKPEEAYVPPAKPTQAYVPPVTAKPHVATTYSPPKPAYVPPTTPKPEYVPPAKPTQTYVPPASPKPAVHVTTYKPSYDPKIKKLQDFSHPGVSLAPRPSLAPRPSVRPNYTTTYSPPVYTPSTFGPGYNDLPASVKPPPIPTAIAPPPHAPLRPYHPRPSYYDDYDYYDYDDYYDYDYYYYGDDYYYDDYDYDYYYDDYDYGPPQSLRRPVPHHLIPQSDYFDILENEIQDFGYIAGIPGRAGRDYPILSYIPLTSFGCDLVADYPGYYADMEAGCQVFHICHRNGRQDSFLCPNGTVFNQKYFVCDWWYNFACEDAPFFYPVNAAIGHPGVPLHKDVLEADIRASRYVSDPHHGYATPAPVRQPSAALHHPSVPAHHVTPTPHVSQLQNSHGPPHHVTSASIG, from the exons ATGGCGAGATCCTGTCGAGTTATCCTCTGTATCCTGG gaCTGCTGCTATGCCTCGCCGCGACGCCCGCCCTAGGAAGCGATGAgggcggaggaggcgaaggaggcgcagAAGGAGGCGTCCCGGACCTCCTCCCGAAGACTTCCTCCAGCGCCGAAGCAAAACCCGCTGACGGAGGCGCCgacgaagggaaaagagaagagaaagaagaggatttaGGAAGCCCTTCGAACAGCTCCCGTGTTGCCCGCGCGAGGATGCTCTTACTcgccgacaacaacaacaacaacaacaacaacgacaacaacaacagcgatacaACCAGTACAAAGGACCTCCTGACGTGGCGCCTGAAGGACACGAGCCTCCTGGACAAGCTGGCCAACAAGCTCATGGCCagcggggaggtggaggagagaaggaacccCAACAGGAGTGGCCAGGCTGACgacgaaggcgaaggaggaggaggagctgacaCCCCGGGTGCTGACGTCCCGGGTGCTGACGGAGGCGCTGACGAAGGAGCTGACGGAGGAGGTGATCTCGTTGATGGAGATCACAAGGGGGAAGCGTCTAAG GTGGTGGAGACGAGAGTGGAGGCGCCAGGCATTTATCGGAGACCCAGCGAGGGCGTTGCGTGTGATGACAAG AACTCGTGGGCGTGTCTCACAGCTAACGAGACCCTTCGCCTCCGCCAGCAACTCCTGCAGGATCTGGAGACGTCCTTCAACGCCCCCTTGCCCTCGAGGATCCGCTACCGCCTCAAGAAGAAGCCGTCGATCTACACCTCCAA gaaGCCCAATATTCGCTACGACATCGGGATCCCCGACATCTACGAGACGGAGGTCGTGGTGACGCCCAAGCACCCTCAGGAGCTGCACGACATCCAGCCCACGGTCGGCTACCCGAAGGAGGACTACCGCGTCGCCGCCGACAGGAAGTACCAGCGGTTCGTCCCGACCCCCGGCCAGCCCCAGTACCTGCCCCTGGAGGCCCTGGTGACGCCCGCGTTCGGCGAGGAGGCGGCGGGCGGCCCCGGAACCGCCAAGCCCTACATCCCGCTCAACAGGGACAAGGCGGCCGAGGAGTCTCCCAACCTGGTGTTCCGGCCTCCTCGCCGCCCGCCcggccaccaccgccgccgcaccAACGGGCTGGTCTCGCGGCCGCCCCCCGGACGCCCGCACTTCTTCACGCCCGCGCCGGAGAGGGTCAGCATCCAGGCGCACCTCCAGTACCGCCGCCCGGTCTCCTTCAAGTACCGACGGACGGACGCGGAGGCGAAGCTAACGACGGAGGCGACGCCCTCCACGCGCGCCTACACCACGGTGCCCTACCCCACCAAGGCCGCCTCGCCGCACCCGGCGCAGGCGTCCCCAACACCGGCACACCATGCAGAGGCGGCGACGGAGGGCTACGCGAAGCCCTCTCAGACCTACCTTCCACCAGACAAGGAGTACATCCCGCCACAGGCTCCTGCCAAGACCGCAGGGGCGGGAACCCATTCTGAGCCCTCCCAGCACTATCTCCCCCCGAACAAGGAATACGTCGCTCCTGAGGCTCCCTTGACGACGCCCGCGTACAAGGCCCCAAAGGCCCCCCACACAGACCCTCCCTCGGCTTACATTGCGCCCGAGAAGGACTACAAGCCCCCACACGCTGCAACGCCTCAAACTGGGTATAAAACGCCAGCTGTTACTTATACTGACCCTCCTAAGCAGTATGTCCCCCCCAGCACCAAGTACGAAGCTCCTCATGCTGCTACGCCAGCCCCTGGCATCTCGCAGACTTACCTTCCCCCAAACAAGGAGTACGTGCCTCCAGAAAAACCTGCTGAGAAATACGAAGCCCCTTCGCAGAAGTACGAACCACCCACCAACGAATACATTCCCCCAAAAGCTGCCTCTCCTCCTGCCAAGACGTACGAAGCGCCTCCAAGAAAGTACATCCCTCCAAGTAACGAATATTTGCCTCCATCCGCCAACCACAAGCTCCCTGAACAGACGTATGCAGAACCTCCAAGAAAATACCTTCCGCCAAACAAGGAATTTGCTGCCCCCCCTCGCAGAAGGCTTCGGCCGGGTGCAAGGCCCAAGGTCCCCGGAAAACCCGTAGCGAAGCCACCCAGAAAGTACCTTCCTCCAGACAAGGAATTCAGTGTGCCCGGAAGGAGAGTTCCTGGCGAGGGGCAGGTACCAGGTCGAAGACGCCGTCCTGGAGGTCCtggcaagaggagaaggaagcaccCCAAGAGACCCACTTTGCCTAGCAGGACGTACTTACCGCCCAATATTGAATTCCAGGATGGAGGCTCATCTGCACCTGGTTATGGGACAACACCTGCCCCGCGCACTTACCTTCCTCCCAATAAGGAATATAACACACCGCCTCCAAGGACCTATGAGCCTCCCACCAATGAATATCTGCCTCCACCCAAAGATGATACGAAAGCCCCACAAATGACGACCATGGCTTCGGTCACTTACGCAACCCCCTCCAGGACATACCTACCACCCCAGCGAGACTATCAAACCCCACCAGCGAGGTATGAAACACCAAGCCAGACTTACGTTCCACCCACCAATGAATACATACCGCCCAAAGTAGCAGCGATACCAAGCCAGACTTATGGACCACCCGTTAATGAATACATACCGCCCAAAGCAGCAGCGATACCAAGCCAGACTTATGGACCACCCGTTAATGAATATATACCACCCAAAGTAACCGCAGTGCCCAGCCAGACTTATGGTCCACCTATTAATGAGTACATACCGCCTAAGGTAGCAGCAACACCTGCACCAGCATACgtcccacctcttccacccccggAGACTACCTACGCTCCGCCCCAGGTGTCTTATGCCCCTCCCCAGCTGAGTTACGTACAGCCATCGCGCAAGTACGAACTGCCTGTCAACGAGTACATTATAACGCCTCCGAAGCCCGAACCACATGACACGCCCCTTCCCTCTTGGCTCGTAAGCCTGCAGCAGACCAAAGGCCCTCAAGAAGCCCAGCCTTTCAAAATCCGCAAGACCAACCCAACGCCTCCTCCAGGGTACGACCCCAATACGTCCACAAAGGCAAGTTACGCGAAGACAACGTCCGCTCCTTCCTACGCCTATTCCCCGCCTGAACCTCAGTACACACCTCCCAAACCTGAATACCAAGCCCCTCCTGAACGACCCCATGCTGTTACCCCTGGCTACTCTTTGCCATTGAGGACCTACCAGCCTCCAGATAAAGAGTATTTACCTCCTAAAGATTACATTCCTCCTGCAGCTCCTCAGGAGGCCTACGTTCCTCCTAAAGCTCCTGTTACGGAATCCTATGTTCCCCCTAAAGCCCCAGAACAGGCCTACGTTCCTCCCAAAGTTTCACCAGACGTCTATGTGCCGCCTAAGGCCCCTGCAGCAGCTGACGTCTCGAAACCCAAATCTTCTTACataccgcctcctccacctcccctgcatATTCCAATCGACCCCACCTACCTGCCTCCTCCGAAGCAACCACCTGTCACCTACGTACCACCTCAGCATGATTATGTTCCTCCTAAGGCACCCACTCACCCGCCTCCTCCCTCAGCAGATCTGCACCTAAGCGCTCCACACTCTTCGCATTACACGACCCCAAAACCCACATACCCAGCTGTCGTATCAGCATACGTTCCCCCAGCAAATCCCAAACCAGAATACATTCCTCCAGCACAGCCCACCACGGCGTACGTTCCCCCAGCTAAACCCTCTCAAGCTTACGTTCCCCCAGCACCCCCTAAACCAGCCTACGTTCCTCCCGCTAAGCCTGAAGAAGCTTACGTCCCTCCTGCTAAACCCACTCAGGCTTACGTTCCTCCTGTGACCGCAAAGCCACATGTCGCTACGACCTACAGCCCTCCCAAGCCAGCCTACGTTCCCCCAACCACACCCAAGCCCGAGTACGTCCCTCCAGCCAAACCCACACAGACCTACGTCCCTCCGGCTTCACCCAAGCCCGCCGTGCACGTGACCACTTACAAACCCTCCTACGACCCGAAGATCAAGAAACTCCAGGATTTCAGTCACCCGGGAGTCTCTCTGGCCCCACGACCCTCCTTAGCCCCACGACCTTCCGTGCGTCCCAACTACACCACGACCTACTCGCCCCCTGTGTACACCCCCTCGACCTTCGGACCTGGCTACAACGACCTCCCAGCCAGCGTCAAGCCCCCCCCTATCCCGACGGCCatcgcccctcctccccacgcACCCCTTCGACCCTACCATCCCCGTCCTTCCTACTACGACGACTAtgactactacgactacgacgactactacgactacgattactactactacggcgACGACTATTACTAcgacgactacgactacgactactactacgacgacTATGACTATGGCCCGCCGCAGAGTCTTAGACGACCTGTCCCTCACCACCTCATTCCCCAGTCGGACTACTTCGACATCCTGGAGAACGAAATACAAGACTTCGGTTACATTGCTGGCATTCCTG